The following proteins are encoded in a genomic region of Hirundo rustica isolate bHirRus1 chromosome 3, bHirRus1.pri.v3, whole genome shotgun sequence:
- the LOC120751155 gene encoding histone H3.3A codes for MARTKQTARKSTGGKAPRKQLATKAARKSAPSTGGVKKPHRYRPGTVALREIRRYQKSTELLIRKLPFQRLVREIAQDFKTDLRFQSAAIGALQEASEAYLVGLFEDTNLCAIHAKRVTIMPKDIQLARRIRGERA; via the exons ATGGCCCGTACCAAGCAGACCGCCCGCAAGTCCACCGGCGGCAAGGCGCCCCGCAAGCAGCTCGCCACCAAAGCCGCCCGCAAGAGCGCGCCCTCCACTGGCGGGGTGAAGAAGCCGCACCGCTACAG aCCGGGTACTGTGGCTCTGCGTGAAATCAGGCGCTATCAAAAGTCCACCGAACTTTTGATCCGCAAGCTCCCCTTCCAGCGTCTGGTGCGTGAAATTGCTCAGGACTTCAAGACAGATCTGCGCTTCCAGAGCGCTGCCATCGGTGCTTTGCAG GAGGCAAGTGAAGCCTACTTGGTTGGCCTGTTTGAAGACACCAACCTGTGCGCTATCCATGCCAAACGTGTCACAATCATGCCAAAAGATATCCAGCTAGCACGCCGCATACGTGGGGAGCGTGCCTAA